One Rhizophagus irregularis chromosome 5, complete sequence DNA window includes the following coding sequences:
- a CDS encoding Notchless protein 1, with amino-acid sequence MATKGPPRKKIKKHNTLLTEENNKKQQEEILGTVIAQLKSIEGEIIGAPLSLPANVTPEQLELLVNQLLSNDEPLPYSFSVDDKEITSTLYKDIIQGLKKSTEDVLTIVYQPQAIFRVRAVTRCTSTLNGHNDAILSVSFSPDGTQLATGSGDTTVRIWDLNTETPHFTCKGHTNWVLYISWSPNGKLLASGSMDKTVRLWIPSTGKSLGDPLKGHTQCITCLAWEPQHLNPKCNRLASSSKDGTIRVWDTTLRRVVMTMSQHTAAVTCIKWGGDGLLYSSSRDKTIKVWDAIQGKLVRTLEGHGHWVNTMALSTDFVLRTGAFDHTGKISKDEKEAQEWALSRYKAAVGNKPERLVSGSDDFTMLFWEPSTSKKPIARLTGHQKLVNHVSFSPDGHLFASASFDNSVKLWDGLTGKFIASLRGHVCPVYQVCWSSDSRLLISASKDSTIKIWDLKSNKIKLDLPGHLDEVFSVDWSPSGEKVASGGKDRQLKIWRN; translated from the exons ATGGCTACTAAAGGACcgccaagaaaaaaaataaagaaacataaTACTCTTTTAactgaagaaaataataaaaaacaacaagaagaaattttagGAACTGTTATTGCTCAGTTAAAATCTATCGAAGGTGAAATTATTGGTGCTCCTTTAAGTTTACCTGCCAATGTTACTCCTGAACAACTTGAATTATTAGTCAATCAATTGCTATCAAAT gaCGAACCGCTTCCTTACTCATTTTCTGTTGATGATAAAGAGATAACTAGTACactttataaagatattatccaaggattaaaaaaatcaacagaAGATGTTTTGACTATTGTCTATCAACCACAAGCTATATTTCGTGTTCGAGCTGTGACCCGTTGTACTTCTACACTAAATG GACATAATGATGCTATCCTGTCGGTTAGCTTTAGTCCTGATGGCACTCAACTTGCCACAGGTTCAG GCGACACGACTGTAAGAATATGGGATCTCAACACGGAAACACCTCATTTTACGTGCAaag GTCACACAAATTGGGTCTTGTACATCTCATGGTCTCCAAATGGTAAATTATTAGCTTCTGGAAGTATGGATAAAACAGTTAGATTATGGATCCCGTCAACAGGAAAGTCACTAGGAGATCCATTAAAAGGGCATACACAATGTATAACTTGTCTAGCATGGGAACCACAGCATCT GAATCCTAAATGCAATCGATTGGCGTCATCATCAAAAGATGGCACGATTAGGGTATGGGATACAACATTACGACGTGTTGTAATGACAATGTCGCAACATACTGCAGCTGTTACATGTATAAAATGGGGAGGGGATGGGTTACTTTATTCTTCTAGTCGGGATAAAACAATTAAGGTTTGGGATGCAATTCAAGGAAAGCTTGTTAGGACTTTAGAAGGTCATGGTCATTGGGTTAATACTATGGCATTAAGCACTGATTTTGTATTAAGGACTGGTGCTTTTGATCATACCGGTAAAATTTCGAAAGATGAAAaggaag CACAAGAGTGGGCTTTATCTAGGTATAAAGCTGCAGTGGGAAACAAACCAGAACGTTTAGTTTCTGGTAGTGACGATTTTACAATGCTTTTTTGGGAACCAAGCACGAGTAAAAAACCAATTGCTAGATTAACAGGTCATCAAAAATTAGTTAATCATGTTAGTTTTTCACCGGATGGACACTTATTTGCTAGTGCAAGTTTTGATAATTCTGTAAAACTTTGGGATGGTTTAACTGGAAA gttTATTGCTTCATTAAGAGGTCATGTTTGTCCTGTTTATCAAGTTTGTTGGTCTTCTGATAGTAGATTGCTTATAAGTGCTAGTAAAGATAGCACCATAAAGATTTGGgatttaaaatctaataagATTAAATTAGATTTGCCAGGACATTTAGATGAA GTATTCAGTGTGGATTGGAGCCCAAGTGGTGAAAAAGTTGCAAGTGGTGGTAAAGATAGACAATTGAAGAT ATggagaaattaa